The Entelurus aequoreus isolate RoL-2023_Sb linkage group LG11, RoL_Eaeq_v1.1, whole genome shotgun sequence genome includes the window AGTAGATACATTCCAATGCTTGTCTACTCTGTGTCCGTTCCTGTCCCTCAAATTGATCATAATTTTGCTTTGCAGAGCTTAAAGCTTCTTCAAGATTTTATCCAGTTCGCGATTTAgttcagaaatggcaacagacaTAGCACATACAGCCCTGCCTATCCCATCAATCATGACGGGCAGTTTCTAGATACTTTGAACAGCTGCCGTAGTCTTCCTACTTTGTTGATAATCTCATTTGCTGATACCATGTTATCATAGTTCTGAATAGGTAtatagttttgatgtcttcaaCAGAAAGAATCGCCAGGCACATGACAGTACTGTTCTCCCAAACGTCCATCGTGTATTCAGCAGCAAACGTTCCATCAAAACAGACAGTTACCTCGAACCTGAACTTCTTGTCAAGAAAAATGTGGTCAATTGTGTTAGAGACTAGTTTATCAATTCCATGTTTAAGATCTAGAAAACAGTTCGGGCAGAGACTCAGAAAAAGTTTAAGACCAGACAAAGAAGCAAAAGCTGGGGAAAGGGAAGGGAAGCGTCCGCCTTTGTtgagagcaaacaagaaataCCTTACGTTTATGTTATGAGCCTCAACTTctcagtgtgtgtgtatgctagctgCACGCATTCCACCCACAGAGGCAAAGAGAGTGgaagactgacaagagggttcactttgTTTCTTTAATTCTGCTGTAGATACTGTAATTCAAAAAGTTACGGGCAGATTCTGCTTaagctttcaggaaatgtcagaaatgggataaggaacaaatgATTAGATTTGTGGGTGATCTTTCagaatctttaaaaaatattttttactattGAGAGATGGTGCACTCTCAGTGCTTTTTTTAGTTTGATATAAAATGCTGTTATCAGCTTTTCAGCCACAGCTTGTGTCTGTTTCCTCAAACACTCTGCCTGCCTGGTTATATTGGCAGCATGTCTAGATTACACAGATATTAATTATATATGATGTAATAGTATAACATATTTTATTGGGAGGCTTTACATTTGAATGGGTGTGGAAGGAAATGTAGATTGCAAGACTTTTCAACCTACAGCATTTCTACATTTTTAAATTTGTCTCTATACATACTACATTTTTATACTCTTGTCTAACAAAGGTGCTGcgctaattttgtttttttattgttcatTATTATGTCTTGACTACAATGGCAATAAAGTGTTCAAAGAGGCACAATTATTTCTTTCTAACAATCTATAATAAAAGTACGTTTTGTTAGTTGCTGTGGAAaaagccatgcttttattttgaagcttactttgcactaaaCAGGAAGTGACTGCATGTTTTACTTGCTATTTGTTGTTTCACGTTGCTTAGTGATAATGAAAAGGTTAACAATACTGCATACGCATACCAACATCCTTCATAAAAAGTACCTCTTTAGCACTCACATTTTAAGTGACAAAAACGGTTGGCCGTGGATGTTGACATCATCCCAATCATTTACTTTGCTGTACTAAGAAACCAGGACTTGGTTTGTTCAACAGACTGGATatcaacaaaatgtacatcaGCATGGTCTTACAGTCCACTTGAGAAAACTTAAATAGATGCAACTTAAGCGGCCTGATGCCAGTGTGTTTATTGTTGCGGCTTTCTCTTCCGGCTATTCGCTAGCAGGGTAGGAACAGGAACAGAGATGCCGACCTCTAGAatatgttttgtgttggatttaaTAAAACTCAACTAATTGGAATCATAAGACCACAATGGAATCTATGAATTATAATAGGGATAATATGACGTAGTGTAGCGAccaattgtgttgtggtaaacaAAAGTATGGCTACCCAGCCCTCTCTCTCTTTTCCTTCCCCACTGACAAAGGTGAATGCACGCCCCTTATACTGTAATCACTTCCgtccatgcatgcacacacacacacacacacacacacacacacacacacacacacacacacacacacacacacacacacacacacacacacacacacatacacacacacacacacacacacacagtcttccTGACCATCCTGTAGACCTGTCTCCAATATTCTATGTTCTTTATCTATCAGTGTAGGGCCGTGcttttctcacctaggccttcagtgatgtcctacttagtccgacttcacctctcaaaataccgtaatttatgtcaccacatggacacggctggagatactatacagaaacacatttgcaCACTGCTGTGCATggatcccctcaacagtgtacaaaacggtctatttttcagcgcatttaacattcaataacgCTCTTCAgcatttaaaacatatcttacgtggtactgtcaaaattaaaagaattgtataaaacaaatgaaacatgaaaactcacaatttgtagcacccttcCTACGCCCTATAAATCAGTGTTAccgtcgtagtcggttgattcgtgggAAAGTGGCGAGCAAACAATTTCGccgccggtgttgtgccaaaatgtgattgcctgccaaaaatgtatttccttcgtGGGAGCGCGCACCGcccgctaaacctgcattgctcgGCTTTGTCTGTCCACTGCAGTGTAAGACAAAGACTTTATCTTTGTGGTtattgtaccggtgagttttatgtgactttctatggctcgtatggttccAGTGCCACTTCATGTTTtcccaacttgtgattggatactcacttgggactcccaagtgagtatttaTTCACAGcattaggccagctagaaggctttactgacaacaactcgtgatctgattagctatcgcaattgtctatcagctctatgtgtccgttcactgacagtgcacagacgcctgcattgttgattctgaacgcTCCGGGCAGagttcgtacagcatggcaacataagctagctgaattttgattggatacaaactctaaactaaaaacaacagaatTGGAAGGAGCATACTATGACATGAATAGACAAtgcatacttttagatatttagggaaagtaaataaaaaaataattctatctttagttatgatcatgatttctggttatgttagaccAGCAGAGGAGGCCTTGctagccctgacggcacaccactgatatcTATAACAGGCGACGTGTGACTACTGTAGCTGGGTGCAATTACACAAATAACCTGCACTCAAATTGAAACCATACTttgataaaatatatgttttgtactTCCTGTGGTTGAGTAAATACAGTACACATCACTGTTTGAAACACTCTTTGTCTTGAGGGAAATTTACATAAAGGGAGCTCTCAGGAGTGGGATTTGAACCTATGCCTCCATCTAGAGACCAGAATTCCCATATTACTAGAAGGATATGTTCCTAGAGTCTGGCGCCTGACTGATAGGTGAAGAGTTTACACTAATTTCAGTGATTTACAACAACAACACTCTGTACTATTCAACTATTTGATGACATAGTCGTTAATAGTTAAACATTTAAGGACATTGCTAATTCTATCTGTTAATATATGACATGAACATGAAGCTGGAAATGTTATTGACATTAGACTTTTGGTAGTAAATAAATGAGTGACCGGTTTTAAATTATGAAACTTTGGTTTTTTTAAAGTGGAGAAAAGTCACTTCCTCTGAATCGatgcattttcattttcattcagCTTTTTATTAGGCTTTTTTGCTGTTGCAACAATTTCAAAAGATTAAACTCCATCAAGAATGATTTCACGCAGTAATTCAGCTACCAAGTTCTCGATTTGTCGCAATTTGTTGTCTAAGTTAAGTTCTTTGTTTTTATGATTTGTGttggttaactttttttttacacttgtgtgacagttAATAGAAGAAATAAAGATAATTTTTCACTTGTACAATAATTTAAAGTGTGACTTAGAATAATGTTATATTAGTAAAGGTAGCATAGTTTATTTGTAACATGCGTAGCAAAGTTACATTGAAGTGCATCAAGAAGaagcacattttttaaatactatCCCTAATGTAACCATGAGTGGTTCAGTTCCTGCTCTCTGTTATTCCTGGGGATTGAACCTACGTAGCAGGTGAAAGGAGACGAGCATGCTAGCTACTGAGCTAAAATCCCAAGCTGTTAATGGTTTACCAACGTACATTTACTGGCCTCCgttacacttatccatgtttcagtattttgaccctggaacacggtgcggcgtcttcagtaatgcggacgctgtatcgatccgttgtggtgaagaagtacctgagccggaaggcaaagctctcaatttactgtatatagctcggttggtagagtggccgtgccagcaagttgagggttccaggttcaatccccgcttccgccatcctagtcactgccgttgtgtccttgggcaaaacgctttacccacctgctcccagtgccacccacactggtttaaatgtaacttagatattgggtttcactatgtaaaagtgctttgagtcactagagaaaagcgctttataaatataattcacttcacttcactactggtcgatctacgttcccatcctcacctatggtcataaactttgggttataaccgaaaggacaagatcacgggtacaagcggccgaaatgagtttcctccatcggGTGGCGGGGCGCTCCCTTAgcgatagggtgaggagctctgccATCCGTggtgagctcaaagtaaagccgctgctcctccatatcgagaggagccagatgaggtggttcgggcatctggtcaggatgccacctgaacgcctccctagggaggtgtttagtgcACTTCCCACCAGTAGGAagctacggggaagacccaggatacgttgggaagactatgtcttccggctggcctgagaacgcttcgggatcccccgggaggagctagtcgaagtggctggggagagggaagtcttggcttctatgcttaggctgctgcccccgcgacccgacctcggataagcggaagaaaatggatttaTGGATGGACCCTGGAACACTTTGTGTGGGAAAATATAATTCCAAATCCAAGCTGACCAACATCTCTGCTTCGGTTCTCTCAGCTCCCTTGTTTGATGAAGGTGAGTAAAACCATCATTGAGCAAAAATAAATACGTTTGCAATTTTAAAGTGAGCTAAAATGTCTAACAGAGTTTTATTCATGACCTTGCGTGCATGAATTTGAATAAAATTGTCAATATTCATTCTGTTGGCGGACAAATGGGAAAATAACATTCAGTGTGAAACGTTGACACATTTTGGAGTGTCATGTCTTGCTTGTGTGAGCCATTAAGCCCTTGCATATATTTCTATTTCTATGCATTTTTCATATTGTGTAATCACATCTCTGCTGCACTTAGCGTGACGTGTGTGCGACATTAGTGTGACGTGTGGGAGTCAATGTCAACTCTGCCTCCCTCTcctgcagagagagagagagagggtcgATCCTCATATAAACATGCAGGGGCCCCCAGCAGGATGAAGTGACTGAGAGGACACGGGATGCTCCATTTGACTTTAAACAGCAGAAGAGATTTGACATTTATTTGACAGTTCTCAAGTTTAATTCGACAATGAGAGAAGAAGAAGCACATTCTCCCTAATTGAGCCCAAACTTTCCCGAACCGGCACCATGATGTCCAGTGTCCGCCGGCACAGCCTGCGCCTCCAGACCGAGCTCCTGCACCGCTGGAGCGTCTGCGACCCGGGCTCACACTTGCTCCCCGACGGTCTCCTGGCCCGCGTCCCCGCCTGCATCTCCCACTCCAAGTCGTGCTCCAGCTCAGCCGGAGAGTCCGACGGAGGCAGCCGCGGCAGTTGGTCCTCCTCCGACTCGGTCATCTCTGCCGACTCCGGTAGCCCGTACCGGGTGGTGCTCCTTGGGGCCAGCGGGGTCGGCAAGTCCGCCTTCGCCTGCATCTTCTCCGGGGCCGCGGACAGCATGGACAGTGATGACTGCGAGCTTTGTGGAGGTCAGAACCGAGCATTCAGTTATAATTATGTCCTGTTTTTCCAGCTAACACAGCACTTCCATagctcctcattttcaaaataatttggTCTGTTAAGTGCTAAAAGTTAAGATATGTTATTAATAGACATTACTCAAATAATTATTTTGATTTTGCTACCTTTGTGATGTTTTGTTTAGTAgattagcattattattattattagtggttTTCAACATTTTGattatccttccatccattttctaccgcttgtcccttttgattaTCTACAGAGGAAAATATTATATGTAATGCAATAGACTAAAAACTTAAAATCCACAGTATTAAACATATTGTTAATTCATGGTATTAATATGGGCATTATTAGCATTGACGATGTATGAAATCTGCACGTGAACCTAAAAaggtatataaaataaaataactttttcCCCCCAGATGAACTGCAAGAAAAGGAGGTTGAAGTTGATGGAGAACCTGCAACTATAACTCTTTTAGACACATGGGATGCAGAGGTGAGTCAGGGTCAATGATACCACCCAGCAGGCAGAAGACATTGaaacattgacaacttgttgaattatgTCCTGACATTGAGTAAATCAAACTTAATGTTGGAACattatgctttttgacgactctTAATCAATCTTGGGTCCTGACGtggatctgaccattgaaatttggtcattttcttaaccaacaatgtggatccaacattggacatcaacgttgtttcATGTTGTTTCAgtcaatacaactattttgcaacgttgtttcgaagtcaattttaaaggacatgtatgtatgatCAACATTGTGTCAATTCTTGTGCCTGTTGGGCAGCAGTTCAGGTGCTAACTTTGTGGTAAGACCCCCATCAAGTTGCTCCCCCCTCAAactgatctgtgtgtgtgttttacagaCTGACAGCGAATGGTCCCAGGAGCTCTACATGCAATCTGGCGACGCCTTCCTGTTGTTGTACTCCATAACTGACCGGGCGTCGTTCCTTCGTGCGTCAGAGCTGCGCATCATTCTACGCCGCCTTCGCCCTGCCCAACACACGCCCATCATCCTGGTGGGCAACAAGTGTGACCTGGTGCGACGGAGAGAAGTTTCCACCAACGGTAAGTTCATTTGTGAGGTACAGTAGAAGTGAAAATACAGGTCAGATATCGCCGATTTACTGATACTTATAACTTCAAAATTTTTTAAGATTTTAGCCTTTAATTGTTAATCGTGAATTTAATCAAACTAAAACACAGGATGAACATTTTAGGCACACAAAAATATCAAcaaacttattaacaatatcagCGTTAGATACATTTGGGCCACAACTAAAGAGTTATACACATAATAGTAGATCTGTCTGTGACTTGTTAGAACAActctgtacagtagatggcatcgtgactctgcttcttaacacacctcatacacacctggtctgccagagaataaaacGATGTAGCAGGACGGACCAGTGTTGCCAACTTGACGACTTTGAATGATTATCTGTATTTAATACtgaataaagacatttcaatacATGCACAATAAACTGAGTGCAATCATATTTGTAGCATTTCCAgctttttaaagatttttttttaacaacatttgaaAACTGGTTTATTTTCTTTATGGTGTTTATATCCATTTCTTTTTATCGTGACTTGAAAATTACATTATATTAAAATTATGAATCTAAATTTCtgttgctatatttagcgagtaacCAAACATATACTTGTTTTTAAAAAAGCAACTAGccacaaatgtattcaaaatgtTCTTTCTTATTGAATATTTTTGGAGACCTTTGACATAAGTCTGTGTTGCATGTGTGCTGTAACTAAATCTAAAAATACTCACAGGCGTCTCAGTCTTGCTTGTGAGTTACAAAAATTTACAAAAAGAAGCGATAAAATAAAGTTAATTTCCACTGTATTTTAAACAtcttttcgtttttttaattttttttttgctcctaTCCAGTGAAAAAGATTGCTAATACTTTTATCTTTTATTACATAACTTGTGGAAAAATAAGTTGGCAAAATCTACTATTTTGTCCTAAATTCAAATTGTTACAAATCCAAAGCCCTCTCGTGTCCAATAACTTATTCTCTGAATACCCTGATAATGATAATATCAACATATGCATCCATTTGCTCACCTGCACAGTATTCTAACCAGTATTTGAAATTCTACTTCCTGGTTCTAGAGGGCCGTGTCTGCGCCGCCGTCTTTGACTGCAAATTCATCGAAACGTCTGCAGCCATGCAGCACAACGTGTGGGAGGCCTTCCGCGGCATCGTGCGGCAGCTACGTCTGCGGAGAAACTCAAAGGACGCCGACGCCGCAGCCGCCGCTGCTGCCAAATGCCGCGGCCGCCGGGAGAGCCTTCCCATAAAGGCCAAGCGTTTCCTGGACAAGATGGTGGCGAGGAACAATCCCAGCAGGGCGTTCTGGCTCAAATCCAAGTCCTGCCATGACCTGTCTGTCCTGTAGGTCGGTGATTGACACATCTAGGCGAGGATGGCAGCTTTTGGGAAAACAGATAGTGTCATGAGGACCGTTCAAG containing:
- the gem gene encoding GTP-binding protein GEM — its product is MMSSVRRHSLRLQTELLHRWSVCDPGSHLLPDGLLARVPACISHSKSCSSSAGESDGGSRGSWSSSDSVISADSGSPYRVVLLGASGVGKSAFACIFSGAADSMDSDDCELCGDELQEKEVEVDGEPATITLLDTWDAETDSEWSQELYMQSGDAFLLLYSITDRASFLRASELRIILRRLRPAQHTPIILVGNKCDLVRRREVSTNEGRVCAAVFDCKFIETSAAMQHNVWEAFRGIVRQLRLRRNSKDADAAAAAAAKCRGRRESLPIKAKRFLDKMVARNNPSRAFWLKSKSCHDLSVL